Proteins encoded together in one Bacteroidota bacterium window:
- a CDS encoding MATE family efflux transporter, with the protein MPSRSLFRREARATLALATPLALTQLVQMAMGFVDVVMIGRLGPEAMAAGVIATSVYFSLLLVCMGVVMAVNPMVSQAVGAGDEATVGRSLRQGLWLATLLGVPLMLPLWYIEPALGRTGQDPATAALAGAYVRAVLWGTVPHLWYTALRGFAEGLGRPRPILVVTVVAAFANAGLNGVLMYGWLGFPALGVVGAGWSSAIVTGVLFLGLLLYVRLDRDFWQRAGLARLRKPDVGALRDLFRLGWPIGISFGLEAGLFAVTTLLVGNLGTVALAAHQIAINAASVTFMVPLGVAFAATVRVGHAAGAGDPAGAERAGWTAVAMGAAFMTLAALLFWLRPDWVVWVYLGRVSGDELEVARFAAALLGIAAVFQILDGVQATAAGALRGLKDTRAPMIVGAVAYWGIGFGAALWLGFGLDLGAEGIWWGLTLGLGAAAVGLTLWFRWRVRQRGPLRPSDHAEPAAA; encoded by the coding sequence GTGCCCTCGCGTTCCCTCTTTCGCCGCGAAGCGCGCGCCACGCTCGCTCTCGCCACCCCGCTCGCGCTCACGCAGCTCGTCCAGATGGCGATGGGCTTCGTGGACGTGGTGATGATCGGGCGTCTCGGGCCGGAGGCGATGGCGGCCGGCGTGATCGCCACCTCGGTCTACTTTTCGCTCCTGCTCGTCTGCATGGGCGTCGTGATGGCCGTCAACCCGATGGTCTCGCAGGCCGTCGGGGCGGGCGACGAGGCGACGGTCGGCCGCTCGCTCCGGCAGGGCCTCTGGCTGGCGACGCTCCTTGGCGTACCCCTGATGCTGCCGCTGTGGTACATCGAGCCGGCCCTCGGCAGGACCGGGCAGGACCCAGCAACGGCAGCGCTCGCGGGCGCGTACGTCCGCGCCGTTCTCTGGGGCACGGTCCCGCACCTGTGGTACACCGCGCTGCGCGGCTTCGCCGAGGGGCTGGGACGCCCCCGCCCGATCCTCGTCGTCACCGTCGTCGCGGCCTTCGCCAACGCCGGGCTCAACGGGGTGCTGATGTACGGCTGGCTCGGGTTCCCCGCGCTCGGCGTGGTCGGGGCCGGGTGGAGTTCGGCGATCGTGACGGGCGTGCTCTTCCTCGGCCTGCTGCTCTACGTCCGCCTCGACCGCGACTTCTGGCAGCGGGCCGGCCTCGCCCGCCTCCGCAAGCCCGACGTGGGGGCGCTCCGCGACCTCTTCCGGCTCGGCTGGCCCATCGGGATCAGCTTCGGCCTGGAAGCCGGGCTCTTCGCCGTGACGACGCTCCTCGTGGGCAACCTGGGGACGGTGGCGCTGGCGGCGCACCAGATCGCCATCAACGCCGCGAGCGTGACGTTCATGGTGCCGCTCGGCGTCGCCTTCGCCGCGACCGTCCGCGTGGGCCACGCCGCTGGCGCGGGCGACCCGGCGGGGGCCGAGCGGGCGGGCTGGACCGCAGTAGCGATGGGGGCGGCGTTCATGACATTGGCCGCGCTCCTGTTCTGGCTGCGCCCCGACTGGGTGGTGTGGGTCTACCTCGGCCGCGTCAGCGGCGACGAGCTGGAGGTCGCCCGCTTCGCGGCGGCGCTGCTCGGCATCGCGGCCGTCTTCCAGATTCTCGACGGCGTGCAGGCGACGGCGGCCGGTGCGCTGCGCGGGCTGAAGGACACGCGCGCCCCGATGATCGTCGGGGCGGTGGCGTACTGGGGGATCGGCTTCGGGGCGGCGCTGTGGCTGGGGTTCGGGCTAGACCTCGGGGCGGAAGGCATCTGGTGGGGGCTGACGCTCGGCCTCGGCGCGGCGGCCGTCGGACTGACGCTCTGGTTCCGGTGGCGCGTCCGGCAACGTGGCCCGCTCAGGCCGTCGGATCACGCTGAGCCTGCGGCAGCTTAA
- a CDS encoding cytochrome c3 family protein codes for MAQLFPRKANALPVVSLFGALGGGVFVIAFVWYYFSPEFYEVGYEPAQPVPYSHSLHAGQLGMDCRYCHNHAENAAHANIPPTQTCMNCHAQIKTQSLALLPVRESWATGEPIEWVQVTHLADYARFPHNAHVAVGVGCESCHGRVDQMPVVWVAEPMSMGWCLECHRNPEEYLRDPELVTVMGYAEEVRASEETYEAYIEANLARIAAEGINPPENCSACHY; via the coding sequence ATGGCTCAACTCTTTCCTCGCAAGGCCAACGCGCTTCCGGTCGTCTCGCTCTTCGGGGCGCTCGGCGGCGGCGTCTTCGTGATCGCCTTTGTGTGGTACTACTTCTCGCCCGAGTTCTACGAGGTCGGGTATGAGCCGGCGCAGCCCGTCCCCTACAGCCACTCGCTCCACGCCGGCCAGCTCGGCATGGACTGCCGGTACTGCCACAACCACGCCGAGAACGCGGCGCACGCCAACATCCCGCCGACGCAGACCTGCATGAACTGCCACGCGCAGATCAAGACGCAGTCGCTGGCGCTGTTGCCGGTCCGCGAGTCCTGGGCCACGGGCGAGCCCATCGAGTGGGTGCAGGTGACCCACCTCGCCGACTACGCCCGCTTCCCGCACAACGCCCACGTCGCCGTCGGCGTCGGCTGCGAGAGCTGCCACGGGCGCGTGGACCAGATGCCCGTCGTCTGGGTCGCCGAGCCGATGTCGATGGGGTGGTGCCTGGAGTGCCACCGCAACCCGGAGGAGTACCTCCGCGACCCCGAACTCGTGACGGTCATGGGCTACGCCGAGGAGGTCCGCGCCTCCGAGGAGACCTACGAGGCGTACATCGAGGCCAACCTCGCCCGCATCGCCGCCGAGGGCATCAACCCGCCCGAGAACTGCTCCGCCTGCCACTACTGA
- a CDS encoding TAT-variant-translocated molybdopterin oxidoreductase: MIDLDVLSSAEVAADRAAEGQPRFWRSASDFQGTQAHRALQKDEFHPAATDASDIEGDPGPSRRSFMKIMGASLAMAGLTGCRRPVEHVLPYSRKPEDIVPGIPNYYATAMPSSGGFVQPLVVESNEGRPTGIGGNPEHPYSLGGTDVFAQASILNLYDPDRSRRARLREGGDVAWSDFVRLARRLGSQRVAVLAEPTSSPTVRRLRDQLAGTAEWITYRNTGDDPAALGLQGVAGRPLRPLYRFSEAQTIVSFDADFLSGDNSVYNSREYAFSRRVMEPTDDMSRLYVAESAYTQTGGMADHRRRMKAGMVPFFAAAVAARLGLGGVAAADEDRYADDPFLDAVVEDAQAGTTIFVAGATQPAAVHALCARLNDRFAAGAVQYLDTGEETAARQGPALRRLVRDMRRGAIDVLVMIGVNPVYDAPPELGFADALARVPTSIHLGTHLDETAAAASWHIPRAHYLEQWGDGRAYDGTYSVIQPLIAPLYEDARSEVELLHTLATGEEVSAYDLVRATIRQQGLFDGAQGTFEDAWRTLLHDGFLPETQYAAQSGAAAGAAGTLERLTVPADDAIEVVIRPDPKMLDGTFSNNAWMQEVPDPVTKVTWDAVAQMSAATAQALGIPVVEGSFEGGPVEAGRVMASVISIRVGDREIEVPAWVQPGHPDNSITVTTGYGRTLGTDRVISDRSLLARLFDKDVDIYRPGPLANGIGAKANAARLRGTDGSAVIPAAEVEIASEERYMIATTQDHGSMEGRPLVRMGTLDEYRADPTFAKDAVKPVEGVPWEDFPAAWNLGEDDPKANTPTSDPRIGEAMYSENQWAMVIDLNACSGCNACVVACQSENNIIVVGKDQVARGREMHWVRMDRYYVSERADDPFDTQGLGELDSPMMVMQPMMCQHCEYAPCESVCPVAATVHSPDGLNVMVYNRCIGTRYCSNNCPYKVRRFNFYNWTKTLPVEIQMAMNPNVTMRFRGVMEKCTWCVQRIRAAQTVAHIEDRPLRDGEVRSACESVCAPGAIVFGDLNDPDSRVNQIRRNARRYELLEELNVKPRLSYLARLRNPNPTLEARLHPDPETVQPEPSREPAPEPSA, encoded by the coding sequence ATGATCGATCTCGACGTTCTCTCCTCGGCTGAAGTCGCCGCCGACCGCGCGGCGGAGGGGCAGCCCCGGTTCTGGCGCAGCGCGTCGGACTTCCAGGGCACGCAGGCCCACCGAGCACTCCAGAAGGACGAGTTCCACCCCGCCGCCACCGACGCCTCGGACATCGAGGGCGACCCCGGCCCGAGCCGCCGCTCGTTCATGAAGATCATGGGGGCCTCGCTCGCGATGGCCGGGCTGACCGGCTGCCGCCGCCCCGTCGAGCACGTCCTCCCGTACTCGCGCAAGCCCGAGGACATCGTCCCCGGCATCCCCAACTACTACGCCACCGCGATGCCGTCCTCGGGCGGCTTCGTGCAGCCGCTCGTCGTCGAGAGCAACGAGGGCCGGCCGACCGGCATCGGCGGCAACCCCGAGCATCCGTACTCGCTCGGCGGGACCGACGTCTTCGCCCAGGCCTCGATCCTCAACCTCTACGACCCCGACCGCTCGCGCCGGGCGCGCCTCCGCGAAGGCGGCGACGTGGCGTGGTCCGACTTTGTCCGCCTCGCCCGCCGCCTCGGCAGCCAGCGCGTCGCCGTCCTCGCGGAGCCGACCTCGTCGCCGACGGTGCGCCGCCTCCGCGACCAGCTCGCCGGCACCGCCGAGTGGATCACCTACCGCAACACCGGCGACGACCCCGCCGCGCTCGGCCTCCAGGGCGTCGCCGGCCGCCCGCTCCGCCCGCTCTACCGCTTCTCCGAGGCCCAGACGATCGTCTCGTTCGACGCGGACTTCCTCTCGGGCGACAACTCGGTCTACAACTCGCGCGAGTACGCCTTCAGCCGCCGCGTGATGGAGCCGACCGACGACATGAGCCGGCTCTACGTCGCCGAGAGCGCCTACACCCAGACCGGCGGCATGGCCGACCACCGCCGCCGCATGAAGGCGGGGATGGTCCCGTTCTTCGCCGCCGCCGTCGCCGCCCGCCTCGGCCTGGGCGGGGTCGCCGCCGCCGACGAGGACCGCTACGCCGACGACCCGTTCCTCGACGCGGTCGTCGAGGACGCGCAGGCCGGGACGACCATATTCGTCGCAGGCGCGACGCAGCCCGCCGCCGTGCACGCCCTCTGCGCCCGCCTCAACGACCGCTTCGCCGCCGGGGCCGTGCAGTACCTCGACACCGGCGAGGAGACCGCCGCCCGGCAAGGTCCGGCCCTCCGGCGCCTCGTCCGCGACATGCGCCGCGGAGCCATCGACGTGCTGGTCATGATCGGCGTCAACCCGGTCTACGACGCGCCGCCCGAACTCGGCTTCGCCGACGCGCTCGCGCGCGTGCCGACCTCGATCCACCTCGGCACGCACCTCGACGAGACCGCCGCCGCCGCGAGCTGGCACATCCCGCGCGCGCACTACCTCGAGCAGTGGGGCGACGGCCGCGCCTACGACGGGACCTACTCCGTCATCCAGCCGCTGATCGCGCCGCTCTACGAAGACGCCCGCTCCGAGGTCGAGCTGCTCCACACGCTCGCCACCGGCGAGGAGGTCTCGGCCTACGACCTCGTCCGCGCCACGATCCGCCAGCAGGGCCTGTTCGACGGCGCGCAGGGCACCTTCGAGGACGCGTGGCGGACCCTCCTCCACGACGGCTTCCTCCCGGAGACGCAGTACGCCGCCCAGTCCGGGGCCGCGGCGGGCGCGGCGGGCACGCTGGAGCGCCTGACCGTGCCGGCGGACGACGCCATCGAGGTCGTGATCCGGCCCGACCCGAAGATGCTCGACGGGACCTTCTCGAACAACGCCTGGATGCAGGAGGTGCCGGACCCGGTCACGAAGGTCACCTGGGACGCCGTCGCGCAGATGAGCGCGGCCACGGCGCAGGCCCTCGGCATCCCCGTCGTCGAAGGCTCGTTCGAGGGCGGCCCCGTCGAGGCCGGGCGCGTCATGGCGAGCGTCATCTCGATCCGCGTCGGCGACCGGGAGATCGAAGTCCCGGCCTGGGTCCAGCCCGGCCACCCGGACAACTCGATCACCGTCACGACCGGCTACGGGCGCACCCTCGGCACCGACCGCGTCATCTCCGACCGCAGCCTCCTGGCCCGCCTCTTCGACAAGGACGTCGACATCTACCGGCCCGGCCCGCTCGCCAACGGCATCGGGGCGAAGGCCAACGCGGCGCGCCTGCGCGGCACCGACGGCAGCGCCGTCATCCCGGCGGCTGAGGTCGAGATCGCCAGCGAGGAGCGCTACATGATCGCCACGACGCAGGACCACGGCTCGATGGAGGGCCGCCCGCTCGTGCGCATGGGCACGCTCGACGAGTACCGCGCCGACCCCACGTTCGCCAAGGACGCCGTCAAGCCCGTCGAGGGCGTGCCGTGGGAGGACTTCCCCGCCGCCTGGAACCTCGGCGAGGACGACCCCAAGGCCAACACCCCGACCTCGGACCCGCGCATCGGCGAGGCGATGTACTCCGAGAACCAGTGGGCGATGGTGATCGACCTCAACGCGTGCTCGGGCTGCAACGCCTGCGTCGTTGCCTGCCAGAGCGAGAACAACATCATCGTCGTCGGCAAGGACCAGGTGGCGCGCGGGCGCGAGATGCACTGGGTGCGCATGGACCGCTACTACGTCAGCGAGCGCGCCGACGACCCGTTCGACACCCAGGGCCTCGGCGAACTCGACTCGCCGATGATGGTGATGCAGCCGATGATGTGCCAGCACTGCGAGTACGCCCCGTGCGAGTCCGTCTGCCCGGTCGCCGCCACGGTCCACTCGCCGGACGGCCTCAACGTGATGGTCTACAACCGCTGCATCGGGACGCGCTACTGCTCGAACAACTGCCCCTACAAGGTGCGCCGGTTCAACTTCTACAACTGGACCAAGACGCTCCCGGTCGAGATCCAGATGGCGATGAACCCGAACGTCACGATGCGCTTCCGGGGCGTGATGGAGAAGTGCACCTGGTGCGTGCAGCGCATCCGCGCCGCGCAGACGGTGGCCCACATCGAGGACCGCCCGCTCCGCGACGGCGAGGTCCGCTCGGCCTGCGAGTCGGTCTGCGCCCCGGGCGCGATCGTCTTCGGCGACCTCAACGACCCGGACTCCCGCGTCAACCAGATCCGGCGGAACGCCCGCCGCTACGAACTGCTCGAAGAGCTGAACGTCAAGCCGCGCCTGAGCTACCTCGCCCGGCTCCGCAACCCGAACCCGACGCTCGAGGCGCGGCTCCATCCCGATCCGGAGACGGTCCAGCCCGAACCCTCGCGCGAGCCCGCTCCCGAACCCAGCGCCTGA
- the nrfD gene encoding NrfD/PsrC family molybdoenzyme membrane anchor subunit: MATTTSHADPNEHFLEDERLVRGNLSFHDITELVAYHSEKKTPLGWYLAFGAALTGLGILGISVAYLLWNGTGVWGNNVPVGWGWPIVNFVFWVGIGHAGTLISAILFLFRQGWRTSINRAAEAMTLFAVASALLFPTLHVGRVWAVYWMLPLPNQMAMWPQFKSPLLWDVFAVSIYGTVSLVFWYVGLIPDLATMRDRAVKQGRLLRARIFAFFSLGWTGSNRHWRHYEKAYLLLAGLATPLVLSVHSVVSFDFAISIVPGWHTTIFPPYFVAGAVFSGFAMVVTLMVVARKVYGLQNLITLDHLEKMNVIILVTGTIVGFAYITEFFIAWYSGVVYEQYMFFNVRATGPYAWAYWTMMSCNLLFPQLFWVKRFRRSIPIMFAISITTNIGMWFERFVITVTSLHRDYLPSSWDYFSPTIWDVLLYIGSFGLFFTLFLLFLRFIPMVAISEVKNVTPQADPHFYHSHGDGHGQGDGDGRVEEVPAAVPNVAYRTASSEKDDDKA, translated from the coding sequence GTGGCAACGACTACCTCACACGCCGACCCGAACGAGCATTTCCTCGAAGACGAGCGCCTCGTCCGCGGGAACCTCTCGTTCCACGACATCACCGAGCTGGTCGCGTACCACTCGGAGAAGAAGACGCCGCTCGGGTGGTACCTCGCCTTCGGCGCGGCGCTGACGGGCCTCGGCATCCTCGGGATCTCCGTCGCCTACCTGCTCTGGAACGGGACCGGCGTCTGGGGCAACAACGTCCCCGTCGGCTGGGGCTGGCCGATCGTCAACTTCGTGTTCTGGGTCGGCATCGGGCACGCCGGGACGCTGATCTCGGCGATCCTCTTCCTGTTCCGGCAGGGCTGGCGGACCTCGATCAACCGCGCGGCCGAGGCGATGACGCTCTTCGCCGTGGCCTCGGCGCTGCTCTTCCCGACGCTCCACGTTGGGCGCGTGTGGGCGGTCTACTGGATGCTGCCGCTCCCGAACCAGATGGCGATGTGGCCGCAGTTCAAGAGCCCGCTCCTGTGGGACGTCTTCGCCGTCTCGATCTACGGCACCGTCTCGCTCGTCTTCTGGTACGTCGGCCTGATCCCGGACCTCGCCACGATGCGCGACCGGGCGGTCAAGCAGGGCCGGCTGCTGCGGGCGCGGATCTTCGCCTTCTTCTCGCTCGGCTGGACGGGCTCCAACCGCCACTGGCGGCACTACGAGAAGGCGTACCTCCTCCTCGCCGGCCTCGCCACGCCGCTCGTGCTCTCGGTGCACTCGGTGGTCTCGTTCGACTTTGCGATCTCGATTGTCCCGGGGTGGCACACGACGATCTTCCCGCCCTACTTCGTCGCGGGGGCCGTCTTCTCGGGCTTCGCGATGGTGGTCACGCTGATGGTGGTCGCCCGGAAGGTCTACGGGCTGCAGAACCTCATCACGCTCGACCACCTCGAGAAGATGAACGTGATCATCCTGGTGACCGGCACGATCGTCGGCTTCGCCTACATCACGGAGTTCTTCATCGCGTGGTACTCCGGCGTGGTCTACGAGCAGTACATGTTCTTCAACGTCCGCGCCACCGGCCCCTACGCCTGGGCCTACTGGACGATGATGAGCTGCAACCTGCTCTTCCCCCAGCTCTTCTGGGTCAAGCGCTTCCGCCGCTCCATCCCGATCATGTTCGCGATCTCGATCACGACCAACATCGGGATGTGGTTCGAGCGCTTCGTGATCACCGTCACCTCCCTCCACCGCGACTACCTGCCGTCGAGCTGGGACTACTTCAGCCCGACGATCTGGGACGTGCTGCTCTACATCGGCTCCTTCGGGCTGTTCTTCACGCTCTTCCTGCTCTTCCTCCGCTTCATCCCGATGGTGGCGATCTCGGAGGTCAAGAACGTCACCCCGCAGGCCGATCCCCACTTCTACCACAGCCACGGCGACGGGCACGGCCAGGGCGACGGCGACGGCCGCGTCGAAGAGGTCCCGGCCGCCGTCCCGAACGTCGCCTACCGCACCGCCTCCTCCGAAAAAGACGACGACAAGGCCTGA
- a CDS encoding DUF3341 domain-containing protein has protein sequence MALIPAPIQNLLTSRADKNVGLLAEFSNPGELVEAVEAVRREGYTRIDTFSPFPIHGMDDAMGLKPSLLGYLAIGGGITGCSLALLMQWWMSEVDYPLNISGKPFFSIEASVPVAFELTILLSALGAVGGMFALNGLPKPYNPLFYSRRFARASDDGFFLHVAEADQSYDQTATAAMLRANGALAIDYISHDGAYDVDDDGSLVQTAAAPVPPPRPAPAH, from the coding sequence ATGGCGCTGATTCCCGCTCCGATCCAGAACCTGCTCACCTCCCGGGCCGACAAAAACGTCGGCCTGCTGGCGGAGTTTTCGAACCCTGGCGAGCTCGTCGAGGCCGTTGAGGCCGTCCGGCGCGAGGGCTACACGCGCATCGACACGTTCAGCCCGTTCCCGATCCACGGCATGGACGACGCGATGGGGCTGAAGCCGTCGCTGCTCGGCTACCTCGCCATCGGCGGCGGGATCACGGGCTGCTCGCTCGCTCTCCTGATGCAGTGGTGGATGAGCGAGGTCGACTACCCGCTCAACATCAGCGGCAAGCCGTTCTTCTCGATCGAGGCGAGCGTGCCGGTCGCGTTCGAGCTGACGATCCTGCTCTCGGCGCTCGGCGCGGTCGGCGGGATGTTCGCGCTCAACGGCCTGCCGAAGCCGTACAACCCGCTGTTCTACTCCCGGCGCTTCGCGCGCGCCTCCGACGACGGCTTCTTTCTGCACGTCGCCGAGGCCGACCAGAGCTACGACCAGACCGCCACCGCTGCGATGCTGCGCGCGAACGGAGCCCTCGCCATCGATTACATCAGCCACGACGGAGCCTACGACGTGGACGACGACGGCTCGCTCGTGCAGACCGCCGCCGCGCCCGTGCCCCCGCCCCGCCCCGCGCCCGCTCACTGA
- a CDS encoding cytochrome c produces MMRSPTLLAAVLVLAVALAGCRGMHSDKPPIHPNLNMDFQEYFEPQEANPFFADNSAMRQPVPGTVKRTGLRTTENAPYYAGRTADGALVETIPMEVSEEVLLRGQERYNIYCSVCHGEAGDGQGIIMTGNGGQGYGYTPAPSYHTDASRAYPDGYFYDAIANGIRSMPSYAHQVSVPDRWAIVAYIRALQRSQNAAAEDVPEPIRAQLETYNPNVNLD; encoded by the coding sequence ATGATGCGATCTCCGACCCTGCTTGCCGCCGTGCTCGTCCTGGCCGTCGCCCTCGCGGGCTGCCGGGGCATGCACTCGGACAAGCCGCCGATCCACCCGAACCTCAACATGGACTTCCAGGAGTACTTCGAGCCCCAGGAAGCCAACCCGTTCTTCGCCGACAACTCGGCGATGCGGCAGCCGGTCCCGGGCACCGTCAAGCGCACCGGCCTGCGGACGACCGAGAACGCACCCTACTACGCCGGGCGCACCGCCGACGGCGCGCTCGTCGAGACGATCCCGATGGAGGTGTCGGAGGAGGTGCTGCTGCGCGGGCAGGAGCGCTACAACATCTACTGCTCCGTCTGCCACGGCGAGGCGGGCGACGGGCAGGGCATCATCATGACCGGCAACGGCGGCCAGGGCTACGGCTACACGCCCGCCCCGAGCTACCACACCGACGCCAGCCGCGCCTACCCCGACGGCTACTTCTACGACGCCATCGCCAACGGCATCCGCTCGATGCCGAGCTACGCGCACCAGGTCTCGGTCCCGGACCGTTGGGCCATTGTCGCCTACATCCGCGCCCTCCAGCGCTCGCAGAACGCCGCCGCCGAGGACGTCCCGGAGCCGATCCGCGCCCAGCTCGAGACCTACAACCCGAACGTCAACCTGGACTGA
- a CDS encoding SCO family protein, whose protein sequence is MLRTLISCFAATVLTVASGPVVAQPAGDLPDEFQGAGIEERLGEMVSLDLPFVASDGTPVTLGDYVDGERPVVVAFVYHNCPMLCSLILDGMTEALRESSVDLGEDYEALAISFDEADTPERAAAVRERYAALAGEGAADGLHFLVGEPPSIEQVTSQLGFGFKWNERQKEFAHSAGLFFLSPEGRLTRVLYGIEFPPSDFRSAVLEAGEGRVGSPVEQLLLYCFVYDPDAGSYVLHAQNAMKVGGVLTIIVLGSFLFFFWRRESRKRPVFEETATGP, encoded by the coding sequence ATGCTGCGCACCCTTATCTCCTGCTTCGCTGCGACGGTTCTCACCGTCGCTTCCGGGCCGGTCGTAGCGCAGCCTGCCGGTGACCTCCCGGACGAGTTCCAGGGAGCCGGCATCGAGGAGCGTCTTGGGGAGATGGTCTCGCTGGACCTGCCGTTCGTCGCGTCCGACGGCACGCCGGTCACGCTGGGCGACTACGTGGACGGCGAGCGACCGGTCGTGGTCGCGTTCGTCTACCACAATTGCCCGATGCTGTGCAGCCTCATCCTCGACGGAATGACGGAGGCTCTCCGAGAGAGCAGCGTCGACTTGGGCGAGGACTACGAAGCGCTCGCCATCTCCTTCGACGAGGCCGACACGCCGGAACGTGCTGCTGCCGTGCGCGAGCGCTATGCCGCTCTCGCAGGCGAAGGCGCAGCCGACGGGCTCCACTTCCTCGTCGGCGAGCCGCCGAGCATCGAGCAGGTCACGAGCCAACTCGGCTTCGGGTTCAAGTGGAACGAGCGCCAGAAGGAGTTCGCCCACAGCGCGGGCCTCTTCTTTCTCAGCCCGGAGGGTCGCCTGACGCGCGTCCTCTACGGCATCGAGTTTCCGCCCTCCGACTTTCGCTCCGCCGTGCTCGAAGCCGGCGAGGGGCGCGTCGGGTCGCCGGTCGAGCAACTGCTACTCTACTGCTTCGTCTACGACCCCGATGCGGGGTCCTACGTGCTCCACGCCCAGAACGCGATGAAGGTCGGCGGCGTGCTGACGATTATCGTTCTGGGTAGCTTCCTCTTCTTCTTCTGGAGGCGCGAAAGCAGGAAGCGCCCCGTTTTTGAAGAGACGGCGACCGGCCCTTGA
- the coxB gene encoding cytochrome c oxidase subunit II yields the protein MEREGTFWLPPQSSTTAHEVDALFYFILVMSVIIQVGVTYYLVKFAWKYRRRSHADRPVDVHPSKWLEISWVVVPTLLVFVVFFWGFKAFVSAGIAPDNAYQIHVVGKKWLWEFEYPDGTTSVGDLYVPVGEPIELIMTSTDVLHSFYVPEFRVKHDAIPNRYTTIWFEVKEEGEYQVLCTEYCGTAHSEMYAKVHAVDRGTFNDWLRTGGGNDNLPLNQLGELLYTKQACNNCHSVDGSSGIGPSWQGLWQAARPGSDEGVADANYIRTSIVNPNAYIVEGYQGAMPAYPNLTDRELNGLVAYIRDINGAWTAADSAAANDSTVVPADTLDVPTPDGDAELAPAD from the coding sequence ATGGAAAGAGAAGGCACATTCTGGCTGCCCCCCCAGTCCTCGACGACGGCGCACGAGGTCGACGCGCTGTTCTACTTCATCCTCGTTATGAGCGTCATCATCCAGGTGGGGGTGACCTACTACCTGGTGAAGTTCGCCTGGAAGTACCGCCGGCGCTCCCACGCGGACCGGCCCGTCGATGTGCACCCGAGCAAGTGGCTCGAAATTTCGTGGGTGGTCGTCCCGACGCTGCTCGTCTTCGTCGTCTTCTTCTGGGGCTTCAAGGCGTTCGTGAGCGCGGGCATCGCGCCCGACAACGCGTACCAGATCCACGTCGTCGGCAAGAAGTGGCTGTGGGAGTTCGAGTACCCCGATGGCACGACGAGTGTCGGCGACCTCTACGTCCCCGTCGGCGAGCCGATTGAGCTCATCATGACCTCGACCGACGTGCTGCATTCGTTCTACGTCCCCGAGTTCCGCGTCAAGCACGACGCCATCCCGAACCGCTACACGACCATCTGGTTCGAGGTGAAGGAGGAGGGCGAGTACCAGGTGCTCTGCACCGAGTACTGCGGCACGGCGCACTCCGAGATGTACGCCAAAGTCCACGCCGTGGACCGGGGCACCTTCAACGACTGGCTGCGCACCGGCGGCGGCAACGACAACCTCCCGCTCAACCAACTCGGCGAGCTGCTCTACACGAAGCAGGCGTGCAACAACTGCCACTCCGTCGATGGCTCCTCGGGGATCGGGCCGAGCTGGCAAGGCTTGTGGCAGGCCGCGCGTCCCGGCTCCGACGAAGGCGTCGCAGACGCAAACTACATCCGCACGTCCATCGTTAACCCGAACGCGTACATTGTTGAAGGGTACCAGGGTGCGATGCCGGCCTACCCGAACCTGACCGACCGCGAGTTGAACGGCCTGGTCGCCTACATCCGCGACATCAACGGTGCCTGGACAGCCGCCGACAGCGCAGCCGCTAACGACAGCACCGTCGTTCCGGCCGACACCCTCGACGTGCCGACACCCGACGGCGACGCTGAACTGGCACCTGCCGATTAG